The Primulina eburnea isolate SZY01 chromosome 8, ASM2296580v1, whole genome shotgun sequence genome contains a region encoding:
- the LOC140839220 gene encoding uncharacterized protein gives MDGGSVIDDQFSKLHPSFPPKTRIAIVGAGPSGLSAAYALCKLGYSDVTVIEKHKSPGGMCESVEIEGRIYDLGGQVLAANSAPSIFHLAGEVGAETEEMDTHKFALIDHTTGALKEMKLVEDYVSVISLTLKLQDKAKASGRIGVHAVSNIAPDLAPEYLKAQGFQSVPKSVIYGYTASGYGFVEDMPYAYIHEFTRTSMAGNIRRFKGGYTSLWKKLSERLPVKYHCNALVQSVNRDSSGIKVEILTENKEVQVMDFDKMIVSGSFPFNSGNTYRSPSQNKSETTKDHMDFSELEKELFSKVQTVDYYTTVLKIKGLEHIPKGFYYFDKFMEDPASIGNPVAMQRFYGDTNIFLFWSYGNSADIQGTRVAELAIDAAKRIGGEIEEIILQRKFKYFPHVSSEEMKDGFYDKLEFLLQGQQNTYYIGGLMAFELTERNSSYAFELVRKHFSNNNLEPSYPYVKRLLTLKPKHGGLVPKQLDESPGVEFPSLSSLDVYLQYWGTHSVTQSKALYTWINEKGLVVALRTYKELKSNATKISKKLLISRNPIIKTGDRVLLVYLPGLDFIDAFFGCLRAGVIPVPAIPPDPSQTGGQALLHVSNITKACNAVAILSTVNYHITVKAASARNILLLKGKSKSSPCWPDLPWLHTDSWVKKSKISDPCSHTVELYEPSTHDLCFLQYTSGSTGEAKGVMITHGGLIHNVKMMRRKYKSTSNTVLVSWLPQYNDMGLIGGLFTSMVSGGSAVLFSPLTFIRNPLLWLQTITTYHATHSAGPNFSFELLVRRLEANKTQQFDLSSMVFLMVAAEPIRATTMRKFLEFTQPFGLSQEVMAPGYGLAENCVYVCSAYGEGKEIMVDWQDRVCCGYVNPDADDDPDVHIKIVDPETGKEQENFEKEGEVWISSPSAGVGYWGMEELSQKTFRNELNDTGKKYTKTGDLGRIIDGKLFITGRIKELVIIAGKNIYCSDIEKTVETSCELLRPGCCAAIGVPKDILSSKGISVTEIFDQVGLVVIAEVRDVKSIPNEVIKQIQTCVAEEHGIVVASVVLIKPKTISKTTSGKIKRFECLKRYADGTLAIVGQLTTGEKSQPQIGINAAAPQGKNGHPSTHSSITKTDIRNFLMELISQMTGISIANISTSESLVSYGVDSIGGVRAAQKLSDFLGVPVGAIDIFTATCINDLENFAENLLKNSHSQSAPELLHSTKMRSKATTTVIEPSLSTKLAIWSMQLVGLAYVTFLILFPAYISISKFTRWMSTSHTQMQLNTLFGYFLPLVCAPLSWMLCIFYTCICIAFLGTPFLQPSYALDPEISIWSAEFVKWWTLYKVEEVSSKVLAVHLRGTVFMNYWFRMLGAKVSSSALIDTTDITDPFLVSIGEAAIIAEGALLQSHEVKNGVLSLNPIKIGSRSSVGPYACLQKGVVVEDGDEIPALGSGGVNCNVDNIIKGEMVQQLASQRPENYALIFHLFGIYAIGFLSSLSAAISYFIYLWILQKPPTPHHFSFFCLSGAFHWFPYTIVAYTVTFDGVYSSPTIFAISIAMAYTTYGLILSFLTCFLKSCISGHRDMQITPIRK, from the exons ATGGACGGAGGATCGGTGATTGATGACCAATTCTCGAAGCTACACCCGAGCTTTCCTCCAAAGACGAGGATTGCCATAGTTGGAGCTGGACCAAGCGGGCTCTCTGCTGCTTATGCACTCTGTAAACTGGGATACTCTGATGTAACAGTAATAGAGAAACATAAGTCACCAGGTGGCATGTGTGAATCAGTTGAAATCGAAG GAAGAATATATGATCTGGGAGGTCAGGTCCTTGCTGCAAATAGTGCTCCTTCAATCTTCCACTTAGCTGGAGAGGTTGGGGCTGAAACAGAGGAAATGGACACTCATAAATTTGCCCTTATTGATCATACAACCGGAGCTCTCAAAGAAATGAAGTTAGTGGAGGATTACGTATCTGTAATCTCTCTTACTCTGAAACTCCAG GATAAAGCTAAGGCATCTGGTCGAATTGGAGTCCATGCAGTGAGTAACATTGCTCCAGATTTGGCTCCCGAATATCTAAAGGCTCAAGGCTTTCAATCCGTTCCCAAGTCGGTAATATACGGATACACTGCATCTGGATACGGATTCGTTGAAGACATGCCTTATGCATACATTCACGAGTTCACTAGGACCTCAATGGCCGGAAACATCCGGCGGTTCAAGGGAGGTTACACAAGTCTTTGGAAGAAGCTGAGTGAACGCCTGCCCGTAAAATACCACTGCAACGCACTAGTTCAATCGGTTAACCGGGATTCATCTGGCATCAAAGTTGAAATTTTAACTGAAAATAAAGAAGTACAAGTCATGGATTTTGATAAAATGATTGTCTCTGGTTCTTTTCCCTTCAACAGTGGAAATACTTACAGATCACCTTCCCAGAATAAATCAG AAACTACCAAAGATCATATGGATTTCAGCGAGCTAGAAAAAGAGTTGTTTAGTAAAGTTCAAACTGTTGACTACTACACCACTGTCTTGAAGATAAAAGGATTGGAGCACATTCCAAAGGGTTTTTATTACTTCGACAAGTTCATGGAAGATCCTGCATCAATAGGAAACCCTGTAGCGATGCAGAGATTTTATGGGGACACGAATATTTTCCTGTTCTGGTCCTACGGGAACTCGGCAGATATCCAGGGAACCAGGGTGGCGGAGCTAGCTATTGATGCAGCTAAACGAATTGGAGGCGAAATAGAGGAAAtaattttacagcggaaattcAAGTACTTTCCTCATGTCAGCAGTGAAG aGATGAAGGACGGGTTTTACGATAAGTTAGAGTTTCTATTGCAAGGTCAGCAAAATACTTACTACATTGGCGGGCTCATGGCATTTGAGCTGACAGAGAGGAACTCAAGTTATGCCTTCGAGCTAGTCCGCAAGCATTTCTCGAATAACAACCTGGAACCAAGCTACCCCTACGTAAAG AGATTATTGACACTGAAACCAAAACATGGGGGGCTAGTTCCCAAGCAATTGGATGAGTCGCCTGGTGTCGAGTTTCCATCTCTTTCCTCGCTTGATGTCTACCTGCAATATTGGGGAACTCACAGTGTCACTCAGAGCAAGGCgctatatacttggatcaatgAAAAGGGATTGGTTGTAGCACTGAGAACATATAAAGAACTTAAATCCAATGCTACGAAAATCTCCAAGAAACTGTTGATAAGCCGTAACCCAATCATCAAGACGGGTGATAGGGTTCTCTTGGTCTATCTCCCAGGTCTAGACTTCATTGACGCCTTCTTCGGGTGTCTGAGAGCAGGAGTCATACCAGTTCCTGCAATTCCTCCTGATCCATCTCAAACCGGCGGACAAGCACTTCTTCATGTGTCTAACATCACAAAAGCATGCAATGCAGTTGCCATTCTATCAACAGTCAATTACCACATCACCGTGAAGGCCGCTTCTGCTCGAAATATTCTATTGCTAAAAGGGAAGAGCAAATCATCTCCATGCTGGCCTGATCTTCCCTGGTTGCATACAGATTCTTGGGTGAAAAAATCCAAAATTTCTGATCCTTGCAGTCATACAGTTGAGCTATATGAACCTTCAACACATGATTTGTGCTTCTTGCAATATACATCAGGTTCAACAGGTGAGGCCAAAGGCGTCATGATAACTCATGGTGGGCTAATTCACAATGTAAAGATGATGCGAAGAAAATACAAGAGCACATCAAATACAGTGCTTGTAAGTTGGCTGCCTCAGTATAATGATATGGGACtgatcgggggactttttacaAGTATGGTAAGTGGTGGATCCGCAGTTCTGTTTTCTCCTCTAACATTCATAAGGAATCCTCTCTTGTGGTTGCAAACTATAACCACCTATCATGCTACTCATAGTGCCGGTCCCAATTTCTCCTTCGAACTCCTTGTTCGTAGGTTAGAGGCCAACAAAACACAACAATTTGATTTGTCGTCCATGGTTTTTCTCATGGTTGCTGCTGAACCAATCAGAGCAACAACGATGAGAAAGTTTCTCGAATTTACTCAACCTTTTGGATTGTCTCAAGAAGTAATGGCTCCAGGTTATGGATTAGCAGAGAACTGTGTATATGTATGTAGTGCATATGGAGAAGGTAAAGAGATTATGGTCGATTGGCAAGATAGGGTGTGTTGCGGATACGTTAATCCAGATGCTGATGATGATCCTGATGTTCATATTAAAATTGTTGATCCCGAAACAGGCAAGGAacaagaaaattttgaaaaagaagGGGAGGTCTGGATTAGTAGTCCTAGTGCTGGAGTTGGGTACTGGGGAATGGAGGAGTTGAGCCAAAAGACATTCAGAAATGAGTTGAATGATACTGGTAAAAAATACACAAAGACCGGAGATTTGGGGAGAATTATAGATGGAAAATTATTCATCACAGGTCGAATCAAAGAACTTGTGATAATTGCAGGGAAGAACATATATTGCTCAGATATTGAGAAAACAGTTGAAACCTCGTGTGAACTTCTACGCCCAGGCTGTTGCGCTGCAATTGGTGTTCCAAAAGATATTCTTTCGTCAAAAGGAATATCAGTCACTGAAATTTTTGATCAAGTTGGATTGGTGGTAATTGCAGAGGTACGCGATGTTAAGTCAATTCCTAATGAAGTTATTAAACAGATTCAGACCTGTGTTGCAGAGGAACATGGGATAGTGGTTGCATCCGTCGTTCTGATCAAACCTAAGACCATTAGCAAGACGACATCAGGAAAAATCAAGCGATTTGAATGTCTCAAAAGGTATGCTGATGGAACTCTGGCTATTGTTGGTCAACTAACTACTGGAGAAAAGTCACAGCCCCAGATTGGGATTAATGCAGCAGCTCCTCAAGGCAAAAATGGTCACCCTTCGACACATTCAAGTATTACCAAGACGGACATAAGAAATTTTTTGATGGAGCTGATCTCTCAAATGACTGGAATTTCTATTGCCAACATCTCCACGTCTGAAAGTCTTGTATCATATGGGGTTGATTCCATTGGTGGGGTTCGTGCAGCTCAAAAGCTTTCAGATTTTCTAGGAGTGCCTGTTGGTGCAATTGACATTTTTACTGCCACCTGCATCAACGACTTGGAAAACTTTGCCGAAAATCTTTTAAAGAATTCCCATTCTCAATCAGCCCCTGAACTGCTGCATTCTACAAAGATGAGGTCAAAAGCAACCACAACAGTTATCGAGCCTTCTTTGTCTACTAAGCTGGCAATTTGGTCGATGCAACTTGTAGGACTTGCATATGTTACCTTCTTGATATTATTTCCTGCATACATATCCATTTCCAAATTTACACGCTGGATGTCCACAAGCCACACACAGATGCAGCTCAATACTCTCTTCGGTTACTTCCTTCCTTTGGTATGCGCTCCTCTTTCTTGGATGCTATGCATTTTCTACACATGCATCTGCATAGCGTTTCTTGGCACTCCATTTCTGCAGCCAAGCTATGCATTAGATCCAGAGATTTCAATCTGGTCAGCTGAATTCGTCAAGTGGTGGACACTGTATAAGGTTGAAGAGGTCTCTTCGAAAGTTCTAGCAGTTCATCTGAGAGGCACCGTGTTCATGAATTACTGGTTTAGGATGCTAGGAGCCAAAGTTTCATCCTCTGCATTAATTGACACCACAGACATCACTGACCCATTTTTAGTTTCAATTGGGGAAGCAGCAATAATTGCAGAAGGCGCGTTGCTTCAGAGTCATGAAGTGAAAAATGGAGTATTGAGTTTAAATCCGATCAAAATTGGTTCAAGATCTTCAGTGGGCCCATATGCTTGTCTTCAAAAAGGCGTGGTGGTGGAAGATGGAGATGAAATACCTGCATTGGGTTCTGGAGGAGTAAACTGCAACGTAGATAATATCATAAAG GGTGAAATGGTACAACAACTAGCTAGCCAAAGGCCAGAGAATTATGCACTTATCTTTCACTTATTTGGCATCTACGCAATTGGCTTTCTGAGCAGCTTATCAGCTGCCATATCTTATTTCATCTACCTCTGGATACTACAAAAGCCTCCAACGCCTCATCACTTTTCATTTTTCTGTTTATCTGGAGCGTTTCACTGGTTTCCTTATACCATTGTCGCTTATACAGTGACATTTGATGGGGTCTACTCAAGCCCAACCATTTTTGCCATCTCCATAGCCATGGCTTACACAACTTATGGCCTCATCCTCAGTTTCTTAACCTGCTTTCTGAAATCATGCATATCAGGACATCGAGATATGCAAATTACACCCATCAGAAAGTAG
- the LOC140839475 gene encoding uncharacterized protein has protein sequence MGSKVGKHCSLRAINPVSDPELISLADGVHLGDFSRIIPGYYASNGYISGKINVQDNSVVGSHALILPGSVLEQDVILGALSVAPMDSVLQTGGVFVGSTIPVMVKNTIHSFDDRIEEMDVKYKKVLGNLAANFAGSTLKVGSRYFHRIGAAGKGFIKFYDQIPNLPDHLIFSGGKQYPIIMRHSNCLSSDDDARLDPRGAAIRILSNDPKEKSPLLDLILKTGNAFHARTIGDFAAWLVCGAAAREEHVKHAAHIRDAMWGSLRQTESYTVLHYYSNICRLFRFNNGQEMYVKFKLRPFDTKFGEDT, from the coding sequence ATGGGATCTAAAGTTGGGAAACATTGTTCGCTTAGAGCCATCAATCCTGTGTCAGACCCAGAACTCATTTCACTTGCTGATGGTGTACATTTAGGGGATTTCAGCCGCATTATCCCCGGATATTACGCCTCCAATGGGTACATTTCAGGAAAAATAAACGTACAAGATAATTCAGTTGTAGGGAGTCATGCCCTAATCCTACCCGGTTCTGTCCTTGAGCAAGATGTCATTCTCGGGGCACTTTCAGTGGCTCCAATGGATTCAGTCCTCCAGACAGGTGGTGTTTTTGTCGGTTCTACAATTCCAGTCATGGTCAAGAACACCATTCACTCTTTCGATGATAGGATAGAGGAGATGGACGTGAAATATAAAAAAGTCCTGGGAAATCTTGCAGCAAATTTTGCTGGATCAACCCTCAAAGTAGGTTCAAGATACTTCCACCGGATTGGTGCCGCTGGGAAGGGGTTTATAAAGTTCTACGATCAAATACCAAATCTGCCTGATCATCTAATCTTCTCCGGAGGAAAGCAATACCCCATTATCATGCGCCACAGTAATTGTTTAAGCTCAGACGATGATGCACGACTTGACCCTCGTGGCGCAGCAATAAGAATCCTTTCAAATGATCCAAAAGAAAAGTCACCACTGCTAGATTTGATCCTGAAGACAGGGAATGCATTTCATGCACGAACTATCGGCGACTTTGCCGCGTGGCTTGTCTGTGGAGCAGCAGCACGAGAAGAACATGTGAAGCACGCTGCTCATATTCGAGATGCAATGTGGGGATCCTTAAGGCAAACAGAGTCGTATACCGTGCTTCATTATTATTCAAACATCTGCAGGCTGTTTAGATTCAACAATGGACAAGAAATGTATGTGAAATTCAAGCTGAGGCCCTTTGATACAAAGTTTGGTGAAGACACTTGA
- the LOC140839473 gene encoding uncharacterized protein, which yields MAREIALDCTKPWDETEFPHFDVGEITVDQVLTIEESEELEFNPYLRCNEVDVIHASSCNQSASMDHGRSVVYAICQHLRKKKPLPEAWKIFLNPSDVKVDLTGCPMAASLQKKVAKEVTLARPWYVTLWLMSGQPFIQTFLPYFLIGLVIFAPLNCIFYLNKISKIQMQWLLPFFWICSGILAGLLCAVTKWILVGHKKEGEIVPIWSIGIFMDTTWQAIRTLVGEYFMEMTTGSFFFGIWMKLLGSKVAWDRGVYVDSIGAVLNPELVEVQEYGSVEREALLFGHIYEGEGGKVKYGKIVVGQGGFVGSRAVAMPGVTVGTRGSLGALSLAMKGEFIN from the coding sequence ATGGCACGTGAGATAGCACTTGACTGCACCAAGCCATGGGATGAAACTGAGTTTCCGCACTTTGATGTGGGAGAGATTACCGTTGATCAAGTGCTCACCATAGAGGAATCAGAGGAGCTGGAGTTTAACCCTTATCTCAGATGTAATGAAGTGGATGTAATCCATGCTTCGTCATGCAATCAAAGTGCATCAATGGATCATGGACGTTCAGTAGTTTATGCAATATGCCAACATCTGAGAAAGAAAAAGCCTCTTCCTGAGGCTTGGAAGATTTTCTTGAATCCGTCTGATGTTAAAGTTGACCTCACAGGCTGTCCAATGGCAGCATCACTGCAAAAAAAGGTTGCCAAAGAAGTGACACTGGCAAGGCCCTGGTATGTGACTTTGTGGCTGATGTCTGGTCAGCCATTTATACAGACTTTTCTCCCTTATTTTCTGATTGGATTGGTAATATTTGCTCCACTGAATTGCATCTTCTACCTTAATAAGATCAGCAAAATACAAATGCAATGGTTGCTGCCATTCTTCTGGATATGTTCAGGCATCCTAGCAGGACTTCTTTGTGCTGTGACCAAATGGATTCTGGTAGGGCACAAGAAAGAAGGCGAAATCGTGCCAATTTGGAGCATAGGGATATTCATGGATACTACTTGGCAAGCAATAAGGACACTGGTAGGGGAATATTTCATGGAAATGACAACTGGGTCATTTTTCTTTGGAATATGGATGAAGCTATTGGGTTCAAAAGTTGCCTGGGACAGAGGTGTTTATGTGGACAGTATTGGTGCTGTGTTAAATCCTGAACTGGTTGAAGTTCAGGAATATGGTTCTGTGGAAAGAGAAGCTTTGCTCTTCGGGCACATATACGAGGGTGAAGGGGGTAAAGTCAAGTATGGAAAGATTGTCGTTGGGCAAGGCGGATTTGTGGGAAGCAGAGCCGTGGCCATGCCTGGAGTGACCGTGGGAACAAGAGGTAGCCTGGGAGCTCTCTCCCTGGCAATGAAGGGAGAGTTTATTAACTAA